From the Gemmatimonadota bacterium genome, one window contains:
- a CDS encoding DUF2971 domain-containing protein, whose product MPTLYKYATAETAAKVLATRSLRWSSPILFNDPFDVRREFELPFTNAEYAKAVVTRAAQYARGEAEPKTLTLRALSLVLRGALSRGIPEAVVLEDLRSSLAMTIIPVELTRQELRRVWSERVPNMRIICFSSDAESPSMWAHYAADLTGVVLGFESSDERDSPWLRRSR is encoded by the coding sequence GTGCCGACACTGTACAAGTACGCCACGGCAGAGACCGCAGCCAAGGTTCTTGCTACTAGGAGCCTCAGGTGGAGCTCGCCCATCCTCTTCAACGACCCGTTCGACGTGCGGAGGGAATTCGAGCTTCCATTCACGAACGCCGAGTACGCGAAGGCGGTGGTGACGCGTGCGGCTCAGTATGCCCGCGGCGAAGCCGAGCCGAAGACCCTCACGCTCCGGGCGCTGTCGCTGGTGCTTCGGGGAGCTCTCAGTCGAGGCATCCCGGAAGCGGTTGTCCTGGAGGACCTCCGCAGTTCTTTAGCAATGACCATTATTCCGGTCGAGCTAACGCGTCAAGAATTGCGACGGGTCTGGTCTGAACGGGTGCCGAATATGCGGATCATCTGTTTCTCCTCAGACGCGGAGTCCCCGTCGATGTGGGCCCATTATGCCGCGGACCTCACGGGGGTGGTCTTGGGATTCGAGAGTAGCGATGAACGCGACAGTCCTTGGCTTCGGCGGAGCCGGTGA
- a CDS encoding DUF5615 family PIN-like protein — protein sequence MWTYAGAHGFVIITKDEDFQRFSVWRGFPPKVIWIRQGNASTGAVAALLRGSMTQIREFVAHPDAAFLPLGRLPGDA from the coding sequence ATCTGGACGTACGCCGGCGCTCACGGGTTCGTCATCATCACCAAGGACGAAGATTTTCAGCGGTTCAGCGTCTGGCGCGGGTTTCCGCCCAAAGTGATTTGGATCCGGCAGGGGAATGCGTCGACGGGAGCCGTCGCGGCCCTGCTGCGGGGCAGTATGACGCAGATTCGCGAGTTCGTGGCACACCCGGACGCAGCGTTTCTCCCCCTCGGACGACTGCCGGGCGATGCCTAA